One window of Mesorhizobium sp. PAMC28654 genomic DNA carries:
- a CDS encoding Gfo/Idh/MocA family protein, with product MSQPIKIGIVGVGKIVRDQHLPALAKDPNYRLVAAASRHGKVDGIPNFPTIEAMLDAAPELEAVSLCMPPQFRYDAARTALLAKKHVFLEKPPGATVSEVEDLKTLAAANGVSLFASWHSRYAPAVEAARAFLGSTRIKSAAINWKEDVRRWHPNQDWIWQPGGFGVFDPGINALSIATYILPAMFITSAVLDFPENRAAPVAAHVTFRTSNGLPVTMELDWLQTGPQSWDILADTDKGATVLSGGGSKLIVDGRVVHDEPEAEYPMLYGRFAEIVRAGISDVDLAPLQHVADAFMLGKRNVVEAFHD from the coding sequence GTGTCCCAGCCCATCAAAATAGGCATCGTCGGCGTCGGCAAGATCGTGCGCGACCAGCATCTTCCGGCTTTGGCAAAAGACCCGAACTACCGTCTCGTTGCCGCCGCCAGCCGGCACGGCAAGGTCGACGGCATCCCGAACTTCCCAACCATCGAAGCCATGCTCGACGCGGCGCCGGAACTCGAAGCCGTTTCACTCTGCATGCCGCCTCAGTTCCGCTATGATGCCGCGCGGACAGCCCTGCTGGCGAAGAAGCATGTCTTCCTGGAAAAGCCGCCTGGCGCGACGGTCAGCGAGGTCGAGGACCTGAAAACGCTGGCGGCCGCAAACGGAGTGTCATTGTTCGCCAGCTGGCATTCGCGCTATGCGCCGGCGGTCGAAGCCGCGCGCGCCTTCCTGGGCTCGACCAGGATCAAGTCAGCCGCCATCAACTGGAAGGAAGATGTGCGCCGCTGGCATCCCAACCAGGACTGGATCTGGCAACCCGGCGGCTTCGGCGTCTTCGATCCTGGCATCAACGCGCTGTCGATCGCGACCTATATCCTGCCGGCAATGTTCATCACCTCGGCGGTCCTCGACTTTCCAGAGAATCGCGCCGCACCGGTCGCGGCGCACGTCACCTTCCGCACCTCGAACGGATTGCCGGTGACCATGGAACTCGACTGGCTGCAGACCGGCCCGCAAAGCTGGGACATCCTGGCCGATACCGACAAGGGCGCAACGGTGCTTTCCGGCGGCGGCTCGAAGCTTATCGTCGACGGCCGCGTGGTCCATGACGAACCGGAGGCGGAATATCCGATGCTTTATGGGCGTTTTGCCGAAATCGTGCGCGCCGGCATCTCTGATGTCGATCTCGCTCCGCTCCAGCATGTCGCCGACGCTTTCATGCTCGGCAAGCGCAATGTGGTCGAGGCGTTTCACGACTAG
- the rpsL gene encoding 30S ribosomal protein S12 codes for MPTVNQLIRKPRIAPVKRNKVPAMQQNPQKRGVCTRVYTTTPKKPNSALRKVAKIRLTNGFEVIGYIPGEGHNLQEHSVVMIRGGRVKDLPGVRYHIIRGVLDTQGVKNRKQRRSKYGAKRPK; via the coding sequence ATGCCTACCGTCAACCAGCTGATCCGCAAGCCGCGCATTGCGCCGGTGAAGCGCAACAAGGTCCCGGCCATGCAGCAGAACCCGCAGAAGCGGGGCGTCTGCACGCGCGTCTACACCACGACGCCGAAGAAGCCGAACTCGGCGCTTCGCAAGGTGGCCAAGATCCGCCTGACCAATGGTTTTGAAGTGATCGGTTACATCCCCGGCGAAGGTCACAACCTTCAGGAGCACTCCGTGGTGATGATCCGTGGCGGCCGCGTGAAGGATCTTCCTGGAGTTCGCTACCACATCATTCGCGGTGTGCTCGACACGCAGGGCGTGAAGAACCGCAAGCAGCGCCGTTCGAAGTACGGCGCCAAGCGTCCGAAGTAA
- the tuf gene encoding elongation factor Tu: MAKGKFERNKPHVNIGTIGHVDHGKTSLTAAITKYFGEYKRYDQIDAAPEEKARGITISTAHVEYETAARHYAHVDCPGHADYVKNMITGAAQMDGAILVVSAADGPMPQTREHILLARQVGVPSIVVFLNKVDQVDDAELLELVELEVRELLSKNEFPGDDIPIVKGSALAALEDSNKTIGEDAIRELMAAVDAYIPTPVRPLDKPFLMPIEDVFSISGRGTVVTGRVERGIVKVGEELEIIGIRPTTKTTCTGVEMFRKLLDQGQAGDNIGALLRGVDREGVERGQVLAKPGTVKPHKKFVAEAYILTKDEGGRHTPFFTNYRPQFYFRTTDVTGIVSLPEGTEMVMPGDNITVDVELIVPIAMEEKLRFAIREGGRTVGAGIVVTIKE; encoded by the coding sequence ATGGCAAAAGGTAAATTCGAGCGTAATAAGCCTCATGTGAACATTGGCACGATTGGCCACGTCGATCATGGCAAGACGTCGCTGACGGCTGCGATCACCAAGTATTTTGGCGAATACAAGCGCTATGACCAGATTGATGCGGCGCCCGAAGAGAAGGCACGCGGCATCACCATCTCGACGGCGCATGTCGAATACGAGACGGCTGCCCGCCACTATGCTCACGTCGACTGCCCCGGCCACGCCGACTATGTGAAGAACATGATCACCGGCGCGGCGCAGATGGACGGCGCGATCCTGGTTGTTTCGGCCGCCGACGGCCCGATGCCGCAGACCCGCGAGCACATCCTGCTCGCCCGTCAGGTCGGCGTGCCGTCGATCGTTGTGTTCCTGAACAAGGTCGACCAGGTCGACGACGCCGAGTTGCTCGAACTGGTTGAGCTCGAGGTTCGCGAACTGCTGTCGAAGAACGAGTTCCCCGGCGACGACATTCCGATCGTCAAGGGTTCGGCGCTTGCCGCTCTTGAAGATTCGAACAAGACGATCGGCGAGGACGCGATCCGCGAGCTGATGGCGGCGGTCGACGCCTACATCCCGACGCCGGTTCGTCCGCTCGACAAGCCGTTCCTGATGCCGATCGAAGACGTGTTCTCGATCTCGGGCCGCGGCACGGTTGTGACCGGTCGCGTCGAGCGCGGCATTGTCAAGGTCGGCGAGGAACTCGAGATCATCGGCATCCGTCCGACGACCAAGACGACCTGCACGGGCGTTGAAATGTTCCGCAAGCTGCTCGACCAGGGCCAGGCTGGCGACAACATCGGCGCGCTGCTGCGCGGCGTTGATCGTGAAGGCGTCGAGCGTGGCCAGGTTCTGGCGAAGCCCGGCACTGTGAAGCCGCACAAGAAGTTCGTGGCCGAAGCCTACATCCTGACCAAGGACGAAGGTGGCCGTCACACGCCGTTCTTCACCAACTACCGTCCGCAGTTCTATTTCCGCACGACGGACGTGACCGGTATCGTGTCGCTGCCGGAAGGCACCGAGATGGTGATGCCCGGCGACAACATCACGGTCGATGTCGAGCTGATCGTGCCGATCGCCATGGAAGAGAAGCTGCGCTTCGCTATCCGTGAAGGCGGCCGCACCGTCGGTGCCGGCATCGTCGTCACCATCAAAGAGTAA
- the rpsG gene encoding 30S ribosomal protein S7: MSRRHSAEKREINPDPKFGDLIVTKFMNAVMYDGKKSVAETIVYGALDQVQSKTKQEPVTVFHQALDNVAPHVEVRSRRVGGATYQVPVDVRPERRQALAIRWLIAAARNRNETTMVDRLSGELMDAANNRGTAVKKREDTHKMAEANRAFAHYRW; encoded by the coding sequence ATGTCCCGTCGTCACAGTGCAGAAAAGCGTGAGATCAATCCGGACCCGAAGTTCGGTGATCTGATCGTTACCAAGTTCATGAATGCCGTCATGTATGATGGTAAGAAGTCGGTTGCCGAGACCATCGTCTATGGCGCTCTCGACCAGGTTCAGTCCAAGACCAAGCAGGAGCCGGTAACGGTCTTCCATCAGGCGCTCGACAATGTCGCGCCGCATGTGGAAGTGCGTTCGCGCCGTGTTGGTGGTGCGACCTACCAGGTTCCGGTCGATGTGCGTCCCGAGCGTCGTCAGGCATTGGCCATCCGTTGGCTGATCGCTGCCGCTCGCAATCGCAACGAGACCACCATGGTCGATCGCCTCTCCGGCGAGCTGATGGATGCGGCCAACAACCGCGGCACGGCCGTCAAGAAGCGTGAAGACACCCACAAGATGGCTGAAGCCAACCGCGCTTTCGCGCACTACCGCTGGTAA
- the fusA gene encoding elongation factor G, giving the protein MAREYKIEDYRNFGIMAHIDAGKTTTTERVLYYTGKSHKIGEVHDGAATMDWMEQEQERGITITSAATTTFWKGRSGKMYRFNIIDTPGHVDFTIEVERSLRVLDGAIALLDANAGVEPQTETVWRQADKYRVPRMIFCNKMDKIGADFYRSVEMIGSRLGAHAVVMQLPIGAETEFKGIVDLVEMNALVWRDESLGAAWDVVEIPEDLKARAVEYREKMIEAAVEMDETALENYLEGKMPSNDEIRALIRKGTIAVKFYPMFCGSAFKNKGVQPLLDAVVEYLPSPADVPAIKGVDAKTDAEIERHADDSEPLSMLAFKIMNDPFVGSLTFARIYSGKLTKGISVDNTVKGKKERIGRMLQMHANSRADVEEAFAGDIVALAGLKDTTTGDTLSDPLHPVILERMEFPDPVIQIAIEPKTKNDQEKMGLALHRLAAEDPSFRVKTDEESGQTIISGMGELHLDIIVDRMRREFKVEANVGAPQVAYRETITRKHEQDYTHKKQTGGTGQFARVKIVFEPNPESSEFQFETKIVGGAVPKEYIPGVEKGINSVMTSGPFAGFPMIGVKATLIDGAYHDVDSSVLAFEIAGRACFREAAPKLGVQLLEPIMKVEVVTPEDYVGSVIGDLNGRRGQIQGQEARGVAVVINAMVPLANMFKYVDNLRSMSQGRAAYTMQFDHYEPVPTAVATEVQKKYA; this is encoded by the coding sequence ATGGCCCGCGAATACAAGATCGAAGACTACCGCAATTTCGGTATCATGGCGCATATTGACGCCGGCAAGACGACGACCACCGAGCGCGTCCTCTATTACACGGGCAAGTCGCACAAGATCGGCGAAGTGCACGACGGCGCTGCCACCATGGATTGGATGGAGCAGGAGCAGGAACGCGGCATCACGATCACGTCCGCCGCGACCACGACCTTCTGGAAGGGTCGCAGCGGCAAGATGTACCGCTTCAACATCATAGACACTCCCGGCCACGTCGACTTCACCATCGAAGTCGAGCGTTCGCTTCGCGTTCTCGACGGTGCTATCGCGCTTCTCGATGCCAATGCCGGCGTTGAGCCGCAGACGGAAACCGTCTGGCGTCAGGCTGACAAGTACCGCGTTCCGCGCATGATCTTCTGCAACAAGATGGACAAGATCGGCGCAGACTTTTACCGCTCGGTCGAGATGATCGGTTCGCGCCTTGGTGCCCATGCCGTCGTCATGCAGCTGCCGATCGGTGCTGAGACCGAGTTCAAGGGTATTGTCGACCTCGTCGAGATGAACGCGCTGGTCTGGCGCGATGAGTCGCTGGGTGCTGCGTGGGATGTCGTCGAGATCCCGGAAGACCTGAAGGCTCGTGCGGTGGAATACCGCGAGAAGATGATCGAAGCCGCCGTCGAAATGGACGAGACCGCGCTCGAGAACTATCTCGAAGGCAAGATGCCGTCCAATGACGAGATCCGCGCGCTGATCCGCAAGGGTACCATCGCGGTGAAGTTCTACCCGATGTTCTGCGGCTCGGCCTTCAAGAACAAGGGCGTTCAGCCGCTTCTCGACGCCGTCGTCGAGTATCTGCCGTCGCCGGCCGATGTTCCCGCCATCAAGGGCGTCGACGCCAAGACCGATGCCGAGATCGAGCGTCATGCCGACGATAGCGAGCCGCTGTCGATGCTGGCCTTCAAGATCATGAATGACCCGTTCGTCGGTTCGCTCACCTTTGCCCGCATCTATTCGGGCAAGCTGACCAAGGGCATCTCGGTCGACAATACCGTGAAGGGCAAGAAGGAGCGCATCGGCCGCATGCTGCAGATGCATGCGAACTCGCGCGCTGACGTCGAAGAAGCTTTTGCTGGCGACATCGTTGCCCTGGCCGGTCTCAAGGACACGACCACTGGTGACACGCTCAGTGATCCGCTGCATCCGGTCATCCTGGAGCGCATGGAATTCCCCGATCCGGTCATCCAGATCGCCATCGAGCCGAAGACCAAGAACGACCAGGAAAAGATGGGCCTCGCCCTTCACCGCCTGGCTGCGGAGGATCCGTCCTTCCGCGTCAAGACCGATGAGGAATCCGGCCAGACCATCATTTCCGGCATGGGCGAACTCCACCTCGACATCATCGTCGACCGCATGCGTCGCGAGTTCAAGGTCGAGGCCAATGTCGGCGCTCCGCAGGTTGCTTATCGCGAGACGATCACCCGCAAGCACGAGCAGGACTATACGCACAAGAAGCAGACCGGTGGCACCGGCCAGTTTGCCCGCGTCAAGATCGTCTTCGAGCCGAACCCGGAAAGCAGCGAGTTCCAGTTCGAGACCAAGATTGTCGGCGGCGCCGTGCCGAAGGAATACATCCCCGGTGTCGAAAAGGGCATCAACAGCGTCATGACGTCCGGCCCGTTCGCCGGGTTCCCGATGATCGGCGTCAAGGCGACGCTCATCGACGGCGCTTACCACGATGTGGACTCCAGCGTTCTGGCCTTCGAAATCGCCGGCCGCGCTTGCTTCCGCGAAGCTGCTCCCAAGCTTGGCGTGCAGTTGCTCGAGCCGATCATGAAGGTCGAGGTTGTTACGCCGGAAGATTACGTCGGCAGCGTCATTGGTGACCTGAACGGTCGCCGCGGCCAGATCCAGGGCCAGGAAGCACGTGGTGTCGCGGTGGTTATCAACGCGATGGTGCCGCTCGCCAACATGTTTAAGTACGTCGACAACCTGCGCTCGATGAGCCAGGGCCGCGCGGCTTACACGATGCAGTTCGATCACTACGAGCCGGTCCCGACCGCCGTGGCGACGGAAGTTCAGAAGAAATACGCGTAA
- the rpsJ gene encoding 30S ribosomal protein S10 — MNGQNIRIRLKAFDHRVLDASTREIVSTAKRTGANVRGPIPLPTRIEKFTVNRSPHVDKKSREQFEMRTHKRLLDIVDPTPQTVDALMKLDLAAGVDVEIKL; from the coding sequence ATGAACGGACAGAATATCCGCATCCGCCTGAAGGCGTTTGATCACCGGGTGCTCGACGCCTCGACACGGGAAATCGTATCGACGGCCAAGCGCACCGGCGCAAACGTCCGCGGCCCCATTCCGCTGCCGACGCGGATCGAAAAGTTCACGGTCAACCGGTCGCCTCACGTCGACAAGAAGAGCCGCGAACAGTTCGAGATGCGCACGCACAAGCGTCTGCTCGACATCGTCGACCCGACCCCGCAGACGGTCGATGCTTTGATGAAGCTCGATCTGGCCGCCGGTGTCGACGTCGAGATCAAGCTTTAA
- a CDS encoding DUF2975 domain-containing protein, with product MADSVVMAPTADPIRQARLNRIRVFSLTLARGCILLSALLTVGLLFYWFSASTASIAADAQIPREWLTDLGAGGRAAGFAISFVPLACLILALMSARRCFGAFAAGNFFGQDAVQGLRYFALGLLASALLKPFSAAALSVLLSSDAPTGQHRLALGFGSDTVLALLAAGIIAVIAWVMAEASALAEENAQFI from the coding sequence ATGGCCGACTCTGTCGTGATGGCTCCGACCGCCGATCCCATTCGCCAGGCGAGGTTGAACCGCATCCGGGTTTTCAGCCTCACACTGGCGCGGGGCTGTATTCTTCTGTCAGCCCTGCTGACAGTCGGCCTTCTCTTCTATTGGTTCTCGGCATCCACGGCCTCGATCGCGGCGGACGCGCAAATTCCCCGGGAATGGCTGACGGATCTGGGTGCGGGCGGAAGAGCCGCTGGGTTTGCGATCTCGTTCGTGCCGCTTGCGTGCCTGATCCTGGCGCTCATGTCCGCCAGGCGATGCTTCGGCGCCTTCGCGGCCGGGAACTTCTTTGGTCAGGATGCTGTGCAGGGTCTGCGATACTTCGCCCTCGGTCTGCTTGCATCCGCGTTGCTGAAACCATTCTCGGCGGCGGCGCTCTCTGTTCTCCTGAGTTCAGATGCGCCCACCGGCCAGCATCGCCTGGCGCTTGGCTTCGGCAGCGACACGGTGCTTGCCCTGTTGGCCGCCGGGATCATCGCGGTGATCGCCTGGGTGATGGCCGAGGCATCGGCGCTCGCTGAAGAAAACGCGCAGTTCATTTGA
- the rplD gene encoding 50S ribosomal protein L4 has translation MDLKITTLGGKDAGKVELSEEIFGLDPREDILQRVVRWQLAKRQQGTHKAKGRAEIARTGAKMYKQKGTGRARHHSARAPQFRGGGKAHGPVVRSHEHELPKKVRALGLKHALSAKAKSASIIIIDELKLTEAKTKALIANFATLGLTNALVIGGAELDKNFRLAATNIPNIDVLPIQGINVYDILRRGTLVLSKAAVEALEERFK, from the coding sequence ATGGATCTCAAGATCACAACGCTTGGTGGCAAGGACGCCGGCAAGGTGGAACTCTCCGAGGAGATTTTCGGCCTGGACCCGCGTGAGGACATTCTGCAGCGCGTCGTGCGCTGGCAGCTTGCCAAGCGGCAGCAGGGTACGCACAAGGCCAAGGGGCGCGCTGAAATCGCCCGCACCGGCGCCAAGATGTACAAGCAGAAGGGTACGGGCCGCGCCCGTCACCATTCGGCACGCGCTCCGCAGTTCCGCGGCGGCGGCAAAGCCCACGGCCCGGTCGTTCGGAGCCACGAGCACGAACTTCCCAAGAAGGTGCGCGCTCTCGGTCTCAAGCATGCCCTCTCGGCCAAGGCCAAGAGCGCCTCGATCATCATCATCGATGAGCTGAAGCTTACCGAGGCCAAGACGAAGGCGCTGATCGCGAATTTCGCGACGCTGGGCCTGACCAACGCCCTGGTGATCGGCGGCGCCGAGCTTGACAAGAATTTCAGGCTGGCGGCCACGAACATCCCGAACATCGATGTGCTGCCCATCCAGGGCATCAACGTCTACGACATTCTGCGCCGCGGCACGCTGGTCCTTTCGAAGGCCGCCGTCGAGGCTCTCGAGGAGCGCTTTAAATGA
- a CDS encoding 50S ribosomal protein L23, whose product MTDLRHYDVIVSPAITEKSTMASEQNKVVFNVAKKASKPEIKAAVEALFGVKVMAVNTLVRKGKIKRFRGTVGRQSDVKKAVVTLADGQSIDVATGL is encoded by the coding sequence ATGACCGACCTTCGTCACTACGACGTGATCGTCTCGCCGGCGATCACTGAAAAGTCGACCATGGCCTCAGAGCAGAACAAGGTCGTCTTCAACGTCGCCAAGAAGGCGTCGAAGCCGGAAATCAAGGCCGCCGTCGAAGCGCTGTTCGGCGTCAAGGTGATGGCCGTGAACACGCTTGTCCGCAAGGGCAAGATCAAGCGCTTCCGTGGCACGGTTGGCCGCCAGAGCGACGTCAAGAAGGCGGTAGTGACGCTGGCCGACGGCCAGTCGATCGACGTCGCGACGGGTCTCTGA
- the rplC gene encoding 50S ribosomal protein L3: MRSGVIAKKVGMTRIYNDAGEHVPVTVLQMENCQVVAQRTQEKNGYTAVQLGVGLAKVKNTSKAMRGHFATASVEPKAKVAEFRVSADNMIDVGAEITVDHFVAGQKVDVTGTTIGKGFQGVIKRHHMGGGRATHGNSVSHRTHGSTGQRQDPGKVFKGKHMAGHMGDTRVTTQNVEIVSTDADRGLILIRGAVPGSKGAWILVRDAAKVALPANAPKPAAIRAATKNEAPATEGAE, encoded by the coding sequence ATGCGTTCAGGTGTGATTGCAAAGAAGGTGGGAATGACCCGCATCTATAATGATGCCGGGGAACATGTTCCCGTCACCGTTCTCCAGATGGAGAACTGCCAGGTCGTGGCGCAGCGCACGCAGGAGAAGAATGGCTATACCGCCGTTCAGCTCGGCGTTGGCCTTGCCAAGGTGAAGAATACGTCGAAGGCGATGCGCGGCCATTTCGCGACCGCTTCCGTCGAGCCTAAGGCGAAGGTTGCCGAGTTTCGCGTCTCCGCCGACAACATGATTGATGTCGGCGCCGAGATCACCGTCGATCACTTCGTCGCCGGCCAGAAGGTCGACGTAACGGGCACGACGATTGGTAAGGGTTTCCAGGGCGTCATCAAGCGTCACCACATGGGTGGTGGCCGTGCGACCCACGGTAACTCGGTTTCGCACCGTACGCACGGTTCAACCGGCCAGCGTCAGGACCCGGGCAAGGTGTTCAAGGGCAAGCACATGGCTGGCCATATGGGCGACACCCGCGTCACCACGCAGAACGTCGAAATTGTCTCGACCGACGCCGATCGCGGCCTGATCCTGATCCGCGGTGCGGTTCCGGGTTCCAAGGGCGCCTGGATCCTGGTCCGCGACGCGGCCAAGGTGGCACTGCCGGCCAATGCGCCGAAGCCCGCCGCGATCCGCGCCGCTACGAAGAATGAGGCTCCGGCCACAGAGGGAGCGGAATAA
- a CDS encoding transcriptional regulator: MNDNEERPVTIITGRAWKRKGGKPEGVHVMLVAPDDDSAVRRALESLAAEGYAEAELDQIGDMDGEPDDEPHLSAFQGALEGEVSIVTFDVPL; encoded by the coding sequence GTGAACGACAATGAGGAGCGCCCGGTCACCATAATCACCGGCCGGGCATGGAAGCGCAAAGGCGGCAAGCCGGAAGGTGTCCACGTCATGCTCGTCGCACCCGATGACGATTCGGCGGTGCGCAGGGCACTCGAATCGCTGGCGGCGGAAGGCTATGCCGAGGCGGAGCTCGACCAGATCGGCGATATGGACGGCGAGCCGGATGACGAGCCGCATTTGTCGGCTTTCCAGGGCGCGCTCGAAGGCGAAGTGTCGATCGTTACCTTTGACGTTCCACTCTGA
- a CDS encoding helix-turn-helix domain-containing protein yields MPIRVRLNVVLAERNVKSKDLAEYVGITEANLSLLKQGKVKGIRFDTLERICEYLGCEPGDLLRFEKLPE; encoded by the coding sequence ATGCCCATAAGGGTCAGGCTCAACGTCGTCCTCGCCGAACGAAATGTGAAGTCGAAGGATCTGGCCGAATATGTCGGCATTACCGAGGCCAATCTTTCCCTGCTCAAACAGGGAAAGGTCAAGGGCATCCGGTTCGATACGCTGGAGCGTATCTGCGAGTATCTTGGCTGCGAGCCGGGCGATCTGCTTCGGTTCGAGAAACTGCCGGAATAA
- a CDS encoding PLP-dependent cysteine synthase family protein — MVNSRTTNPESRAWADRAVAAIEADQHRSADTHLWKLDLPALAGIDFYLKDESTHPTGSLKHRLARSLFLYALCNGHVRENAAVVEASSGSTAVSEAYFARMIGVPFYAVMPRSTSPEKIAAIEHHGGNCHFIDDGRRIYAESAELAARLGGHFMDQFTHAERATDWRGNNNIAESIFGQMREEPHPIPAWVVMSAGTGGTTATIGRYIRYKRHATRLSVADVERSAFFDGFSTRDANCRCEQPSRIEGIGRPRVEPSFVPGVIDHMLRVPDAVSLAAMRVLSRRLGRRVGGSTGTNFIAMCFQAARMIDLGEAGSLVTLICDSGERYANTYYSDEWLKAHGLDPLPFEPAIESFLAGERLTLQFEESWG, encoded by the coding sequence ATGGTCAACTCGAGAACGACGAACCCCGAATCTCGCGCCTGGGCCGACCGGGCGGTTGCCGCGATCGAGGCTGACCAGCACCGTTCGGCCGACACCCATTTGTGGAAGTTGGACCTGCCGGCACTGGCCGGCATCGACTTCTACCTCAAGGACGAATCGACTCATCCCACGGGCAGCCTCAAGCACCGACTCGCGCGATCTCTCTTCCTCTACGCATTGTGTAATGGACATGTTCGCGAGAACGCGGCGGTGGTGGAAGCGTCGTCCGGCTCGACCGCCGTGTCGGAAGCCTATTTCGCCCGCATGATCGGCGTGCCGTTCTACGCTGTCATGCCGCGCTCAACCTCGCCCGAAAAAATCGCGGCGATCGAGCATCACGGCGGCAATTGCCACTTCATCGACGACGGCCGGCGCATCTACGCCGAATCCGCCGAACTTGCCGCCAGGCTCGGCGGCCACTTCATGGACCAATTCACCCATGCCGAGCGCGCGACCGACTGGCGCGGCAACAACAACATCGCCGAATCCATTTTCGGGCAGATGCGCGAGGAGCCGCATCCAATCCCGGCCTGGGTCGTGATGAGCGCCGGCACCGGCGGCACCACGGCAACAATCGGCCGCTACATTCGCTACAAGCGGCACGCGACGCGGCTGTCGGTCGCCGATGTCGAACGCTCCGCCTTCTTCGACGGTTTTTCAACTCGGGACGCCAACTGCCGCTGCGAGCAACCCTCGCGGATAGAAGGCATCGGCCGGCCCCGCGTCGAGCCATCCTTCGTGCCCGGCGTCATCGATCATATGCTGCGGGTGCCCGACGCGGTGTCGCTTGCGGCGATGCGGGTCCTGTCGCGCCGTCTTGGTCGCCGTGTTGGCGGATCGACCGGCACAAATTTCATTGCCATGTGCTTCCAGGCGGCGCGCATGATCGACCTTGGCGAGGCCGGCTCGCTGGTGACGCTGATCTGCGATTCTGGCGAGCGCTATGCCAACACTTATTATTCCGACGAATGGCTGAAGGCGCACGGCCTTGATCCCTTGCCTTTCGAACCGGCGATCGAGTCCTTTCTGGCGGGCGAAAGGCTGACGCTGCAATTCGAGGAAAGCTGGGGCTGA